The following proteins are encoded in a genomic region of Catellatospora sp. TT07R-123:
- the uvrA gene encoding excinuclease ABC subunit UvrA, with amino-acid sequence MSDRLIIRGAREHNLRDVSLDLPRDAMIVFTGLSGSGKSSLAFDTIFAEGQRRYVESLSSYARQFLGQMDKPDVDFIEGLSPAVSIDQKSTSRNPRSTVGTITEVYDYLRLLFARVGQPHCPTCGEAISRQSPQQIVDRILAMEEGTRFQVLAPVIRGRKGEYLDLFSDLQSRGFARARVDGVVHSLTEVPKLAKQQKHTIEVVVDRLAVKESSKQRLTDSVETALGLAGGIVIMDFVDLPEDDEHRERKFSENLACPNEHPLGIEDLEPRVFSFNSPYGACPECTGLGTKKEVDPELVVPDPEKTLAEGAIAPWSGGHTMEYFSRLLEGLGDKYGFDMDTPWRAITAKAQKVILHGAENQVHVRYRNKYGRERSYYSEFEGAVKWLERRHSDTESEWSREKYEGYMREVPCSVCGGTRLKPEVLAVTLDGRNIAELCSLSVGEAAEALAGLELDDRQRFIAERVLKEINARLRFLVDVGLDYLSLGRPSGSLSGGEAQRIRLATQIGSGLVGVLYVLDEPSIGLHQRDNHRLIETLVRLRDLGNTLIVVEHDEDTIRTADWIVDIGPGAGEHGGRIVHSGTYDKLLVSEESVTGQYLSGRKEIAVPATRRPPTPGRELTVVGAREHNLRNLTVTFPLGQFTAVTGVSGSGKSTLVNDILYTVLANQINGARMVPGRHTRVTGLEHVDKVVGVDQSPIGRTPRSNPATYTGVFDNIRKLFAETTEAKVRGYGPGRFSFNVKGGRCENCAGDGTIKIEMNFLPDVYVPCEVCKGARYNRETLEVHYKGKTIAEVLEMPIEEGAAFFEAIPAIHRHLKTLVDVGLGYVRLGQSAPTLSGGEAQRVKLASELQKRSTGRTVYVLDEPTTGLHFEDIRKLLLVLQGLVDKGNTVIVIEHNLDVIKSADHLIDMGPEGGHKGGTVLATGTPEEIAAVAGSYTGEFLAPMLKAAAPAAPAPRAKKASRAKQVQTA; translated from the coding sequence GTGAGCGATCGACTGATCATTCGTGGGGCGCGCGAGCACAACCTGCGCGACGTCAGCCTGGACCTGCCGCGCGACGCGATGATCGTGTTCACCGGCCTGAGCGGGTCGGGCAAGTCCAGCCTGGCCTTCGACACGATCTTCGCCGAGGGCCAGCGGCGCTACGTCGAGTCGCTGTCGTCGTACGCCCGGCAGTTCCTCGGCCAGATGGACAAGCCCGACGTCGACTTCATCGAGGGCCTGAGCCCGGCGGTCTCGATCGACCAGAAGTCGACCTCGCGCAACCCGCGCTCGACCGTCGGCACCATCACCGAGGTGTACGACTACCTGCGCCTGCTCTTCGCCCGCGTCGGCCAGCCGCACTGCCCGACCTGCGGCGAGGCGATCAGCCGGCAGAGCCCGCAGCAGATCGTGGACCGCATCCTGGCGATGGAGGAGGGCACCCGGTTCCAGGTGCTCGCCCCGGTGATCCGCGGCCGCAAGGGTGAATACCTCGACCTCTTCTCCGACCTGCAGAGCCGCGGCTTCGCCCGCGCGCGGGTCGACGGCGTGGTGCACTCGCTGACCGAGGTGCCGAAGCTGGCCAAGCAGCAGAAGCACACCATCGAGGTGGTCGTCGACCGGCTCGCGGTCAAGGAGAGCAGCAAGCAGCGCCTGACCGACTCGGTCGAGACCGCGCTGGGGCTGGCCGGCGGCATCGTGATCATGGACTTCGTCGACCTGCCGGAGGACGACGAGCACCGCGAGCGCAAGTTCTCCGAGAACCTGGCCTGCCCCAACGAGCACCCCCTGGGCATCGAGGACCTGGAGCCGCGCGTCTTCTCCTTCAACTCGCCCTACGGCGCGTGCCCCGAGTGCACCGGCCTGGGCACCAAGAAGGAGGTCGACCCCGAGCTGGTCGTGCCGGACCCGGAGAAGACCCTGGCCGAGGGCGCGATCGCGCCGTGGTCGGGCGGCCACACCATGGAGTACTTCTCCCGGCTGCTGGAGGGCCTGGGCGACAAGTACGGCTTCGACATGGACACCCCGTGGCGGGCCATCACCGCCAAGGCGCAGAAGGTGATCCTGCACGGCGCCGAGAACCAGGTGCACGTGCGCTACCGCAACAAGTACGGCCGCGAGCGCTCCTACTACTCCGAGTTCGAGGGCGCGGTGAAGTGGCTGGAGCGCCGCCACTCCGACACCGAGAGCGAGTGGTCGCGGGAGAAGTACGAGGGCTACATGCGGGAGGTGCCCTGCTCGGTCTGCGGCGGCACCCGCCTGAAGCCCGAGGTGCTGGCGGTGACCCTGGACGGGCGCAACATCGCCGAGCTGTGCTCGCTGTCGGTGGGCGAGGCCGCCGAGGCGCTGGCCGGGCTGGAGCTGGACGACCGGCAGCGGTTCATCGCCGAGCGGGTGCTCAAGGAGATCAACGCGCGGCTGCGCTTCCTGGTCGACGTGGGCCTGGACTACCTGTCGCTGGGCCGCCCGTCGGGCTCGCTGTCCGGCGGCGAGGCGCAGCGCATCCGGCTGGCCACGCAGATCGGCTCGGGCCTGGTCGGCGTGCTGTACGTGCTGGACGAGCCGTCGATCGGCCTGCACCAGCGCGACAACCACCGCCTGATCGAGACCCTGGTCCGCCTGCGCGACCTGGGCAACACCCTGATCGTGGTCGAGCACGACGAGGACACCATCCGCACCGCCGACTGGATCGTGGACATCGGTCCGGGCGCGGGCGAGCACGGCGGCCGCATCGTGCACTCGGGGACCTACGACAAGCTGCTGGTCAGCGAGGAGTCGGTGACCGGGCAGTACCTGTCGGGGCGCAAGGAGATCGCGGTCCCGGCGACGCGGCGGCCGCCCACGCCGGGGCGGGAGCTGACGGTGGTCGGCGCGCGCGAGCACAACCTGCGCAACCTGACCGTGACGTTCCCGCTGGGGCAGTTCACGGCGGTCACCGGCGTGTCCGGGTCGGGCAAGTCGACGCTGGTCAACGACATCCTGTACACGGTGCTGGCCAACCAGATCAACGGTGCCCGGATGGTGCCGGGCCGGCACACCCGGGTGACCGGCCTGGAGCACGTGGACAAGGTCGTCGGCGTGGACCAGTCGCCGATCGGGCGCACGCCGCGGTCGAACCCGGCGACGTACACGGGCGTGTTCGACAACATCCGCAAGCTGTTCGCCGAGACCACCGAGGCGAAGGTGCGCGGCTACGGTCCGGGCCGGTTCTCGTTCAACGTCAAGGGCGGCCGCTGCGAGAACTGCGCGGGCGACGGCACGATCAAGATCGAGATGAACTTCCTGCCGGACGTGTACGTCCCGTGCGAGGTGTGCAAGGGCGCCCGGTACAACCGGGAGACCCTGGAGGTGCACTACAAGGGCAAGACCATCGCCGAGGTGCTGGAGATGCCGATCGAGGAGGGCGCCGCCTTCTTCGAGGCCATCCCGGCGATCCACCGGCACCTCAAGACGCTGGTCGACGTCGGTCTGGGCTACGTGCGGCTGGGGCAGAGCGCCCCGACGCTGTCCGGCGGCGAGGCGCAGCGGGTCAAGCTCGCCTCGGAGCTGCAGAAGCGCTCCACCGGCCGCACCGTGTACGTCCTGGACGAGCCGACCACCGGCCTGCACTTCGAGGACATCCGCAAGCTGCTGCTGGTGCTTCAGGGGCTGGTCGACAAGGGCAACACCGTGATCGTCATCGAGCACAACCTCGACGTGATCAAGTCCGCCGACCACCTGATCGACATGGGCCCGGAGGGCGGCCACAAGGGCGGCACGGTGCTGGCCACCGGTACGCCCGAGGAGATCGCGGCGGTCGCCGGCAGTTACACGGGTGAGTTCCTGGCCCCGATGCTGAAGGCGGCCGCCCCGGCCGCCCCGGCACCTCGGGCGAAGAAGGCGAGCCGCGCCAAGCAGGTGCAGACCGCCTGA
- the rsgA gene encoding ribosome small subunit-dependent GTPase A, producing the protein MTVTLASLGWDDRFATAYPLFDRPDHQPGRVVRADRGVCTVLTADGTVRAGLGGPAMMAAAADPVALPCAGDWVALRHWPDARTTIESVLPRRSAVVRRTAGKDSTGQVLAANLDTIAVVASLDPGPEPATVERLLALAWESGAQPVLVLTKADLVADPAALADHLAELAPGVPVHPVSAEHGHGLADLAPYVAPGRTLGLLGPSGVGKSTLVNALLGATVMTTQANRRVDGKGRHTTTYRALVPIPGGGAVLDTPGIRGVGLLDGEVGLDRAFADVLAVIAQCRFADCAHGAEPGCAVREALADGALTGRRWESWCKLQRELAYESRRREDRLATAARRRGRQWEPPPRFRL; encoded by the coding sequence ATGACCGTCACGTTGGCGTCCCTCGGCTGGGACGACCGCTTCGCTACCGCATACCCCCTCTTCGACCGGCCCGACCACCAGCCGGGCCGCGTGGTGCGCGCCGACCGCGGCGTCTGCACCGTGCTCACCGCCGACGGCACCGTACGCGCCGGACTCGGCGGCCCGGCCATGATGGCCGCCGCGGCCGACCCCGTCGCGCTGCCCTGCGCGGGCGACTGGGTGGCCCTGCGCCACTGGCCCGACGCCCGCACCACCATCGAGTCGGTGCTGCCCCGCCGCAGCGCCGTGGTCCGCCGCACGGCGGGCAAGGACTCCACCGGCCAGGTCCTGGCCGCCAACCTCGACACCATCGCCGTGGTCGCCTCGCTCGACCCCGGCCCCGAACCGGCCACCGTCGAGCGGCTGCTCGCCCTGGCCTGGGAGTCCGGCGCCCAGCCCGTGCTGGTGCTGACCAAGGCCGACCTGGTCGCCGACCCGGCCGCCCTGGCCGACCACCTCGCCGAACTCGCCCCCGGCGTGCCCGTGCACCCGGTCAGCGCCGAGCACGGCCACGGCCTGGCCGACCTGGCGCCGTACGTGGCGCCCGGCCGCACCCTGGGGCTGCTCGGCCCGTCCGGCGTCGGTAAATCCACCCTGGTCAACGCGCTGCTCGGCGCCACCGTGATGACGACCCAGGCCAACCGGCGGGTCGACGGCAAGGGGCGGCACACCACGACGTACCGGGCGCTGGTGCCGATCCCCGGCGGCGGGGCGGTGCTCGACACTCCCGGCATCCGGGGCGTCGGCCTGCTCGACGGCGAGGTCGGGCTCGATCGCGCGTTCGCGGACGTGCTGGCGGTCATCGCGCAGTGCCGGTTCGCCGACTGCGCCCACGGCGCCGAGCCGGGGTGCGCGGTGCGCGAGGCGCTGGCCGACGGGGCGCTGACCGGGCGGCGCTGGGAGAGCTGGTGCAAGCTCCAGCGCGAGTTGGCGTACGAGTCGCGCCGCCGCGAGGACCGGCTGGCCACCGCGGCACGCCGCCGCGGCCGCCAGTGGGAACCCCCGCCCCGCTTCCGCCTCTGA
- a CDS encoding helix-turn-helix transcriptional regulator → MATSGTSLRRRRLGVALRELRERAGLTHQQVGPVLDCSPSKLSRMENGEVGVRRGDLLALLDLYGLDDAVQREELTELARESKRRGGWWLKYGDLSAPFLKLIQLESEAASIRGTDQMLIPGLLQTAEYARALIRTAAPDDEEEVERRVRIRLTRQEILLRPDPPELWVILDEAALHRRVGGPTVMSQQLKALVAAGDRPNVTIQVLPFEHGEYEAMVGSFRVMRFADPRDPDTVYLEGYAGAVYLDDARDVRRYSLVFDHLCAAALSPHSSRQLLLRIAQNHVE, encoded by the coding sequence ATGGCCACCTCGGGCACGTCACTGCGCCGCCGCCGGCTGGGCGTCGCGCTGCGGGAGCTGCGCGAACGCGCCGGGCTGACCCACCAGCAGGTGGGCCCGGTCCTGGACTGCTCGCCGTCCAAGCTGAGCCGGATGGAGAACGGCGAGGTCGGGGTACGCCGGGGCGATCTGCTCGCCCTGCTCGACCTGTACGGCCTCGACGACGCCGTACAGCGTGAGGAACTGACCGAACTGGCCCGCGAATCCAAACGCCGCGGCGGCTGGTGGCTCAAGTACGGCGACCTTTCCGCGCCCTTTCTGAAACTCATTCAACTCGAATCCGAGGCGGCCTCGATTCGGGGCACCGATCAGATGCTGATCCCCGGCCTGCTGCAGACCGCCGAATACGCGCGGGCGCTCATAAGGACCGCTGCCCCCGACGACGAGGAGGAGGTCGAGCGCCGCGTCCGGATCAGGCTGACCCGGCAGGAGATCCTGCTGCGCCCGGACCCGCCGGAGCTGTGGGTGATCCTGGACGAGGCGGCCCTGCACCGCCGCGTGGGCGGGCCCACCGTGATGAGCCAGCAGCTCAAGGCACTGGTCGCGGCGGGCGACCGGCCGAACGTGACCATCCAGGTGCTGCCGTTCGAACACGGAGAGTACGAAGCCATGGTCGGCTCGTTCCGCGTGATGCGATTCGCCGATCCGCGCGATCCCGACACTGTCTATCTGGAGGGATATGCGGGCGCGGTCTACCTTGACGACGCTCGCGACGTACGGCGATATAGTCTGGTCTTCGACCATCTCTGCGCGGCGGCATTGAGCCCGCATTCGTCACGGCAGCTGCTGCTCCGTATAGCGCAGAATCACGTTGAGTAA
- a CDS encoding DUF397 domain-containing protein, whose translation MRDVELMTATWRKSTRSGPNVSDCVEIAELPSLVAVRDSKDPAGPVLRFSWDEWRSFVAGTKAGEFDR comes from the coding sequence ATGCGCGATGTGGAATTGATGACCGCGACCTGGCGCAAGAGCACCCGCAGCGGGCCGAACGTGAGCGACTGCGTCGAGATCGCCGAGCTGCCGAGCCTGGTGGCGGTGCGCGACTCCAAGGACCCGGCCGGGCCGGTGCTGCGGTTCTCCTGGGACGAGTGGCGCAGTTTCGTGGCCGGCACCAAGGCCGGGGAGTTCGACCGGTAG
- a CDS encoding nucleotidyltransferase domain-containing protein: MNEISTVLPPEGAAVDEDAPWQPLHPEQLADLLSDVDAPWYVAAGWALDLHRGEQTRPHHDLEIGVPRAAFPRIAAALPQYAFHAVEQGRVLPPTEAALAETFQTWAWDPDGSVYRVDVFRERHDGDVWVCRRDERVRLPYADIVRHTAAGLPYLAPELALLFKAKACRPKDQADFTGVLPLLTAAERARLRDLLDLVHPGHEWLAALTAAGRTAG; this comes from the coding sequence ATGAACGAGATCAGCACCGTCCTGCCGCCCGAGGGGGCGGCGGTCGACGAGGACGCGCCCTGGCAGCCGCTGCACCCCGAGCAACTCGCCGACCTGCTGTCGGACGTGGACGCCCCCTGGTACGTCGCGGCCGGCTGGGCCCTGGACCTGCACCGGGGCGAGCAGACCCGGCCGCACCACGATCTGGAGATCGGGGTGCCCCGCGCGGCGTTCCCGCGCATCGCCGCGGCGCTGCCGCAGTACGCCTTCCACGCCGTCGAGCAGGGGCGGGTGCTGCCGCCGACCGAGGCGGCGCTGGCGGAGACCTTCCAGACCTGGGCCTGGGACCCGGACGGCAGCGTGTACCGGGTGGACGTCTTCCGGGAGCGGCACGACGGCGACGTGTGGGTGTGCCGCCGCGACGAGCGGGTGCGGCTGCCGTACGCCGACATCGTCCGGCACACGGCCGCCGGGCTGCCCTACCTGGCCCCCGAGCTGGCCCTGCTGTTCAAGGCCAAGGCCTGCCGCCCCAAGGACCAGGCCGACTTCACCGGCGTGCTCCCGCTGCTGACGGCCGCCGAGCGCGCCCGCCTGCGCGACCTGCTGGACCTCGTCCACCCCGGCCACGAATGGCTGGCCGCCCTCACTGCGGCTGGTCGAACAGCAGGCTGA
- a CDS encoding ABC transporter ATP-binding protein produces MTGLAVRCRRVVHIYRSSGGDVVALSGVDLDIAAGERLALVGPSGSGKSTLIALLSGLMRPSAGQVRIGATDIGRISEAELARMRGTDLGVVLQGARRNLLPYATVANNIWLAQRRAAQVRPADLEPPERILSLLGLVGMGHRRVRDLAPGAAQRAAIAVGVAASPGLLLVDEPTSRLDTAARDEVLDALDTVNRERGTTIVAVTHDPEVGARLGRAVTIRDGRVGAEGRDGREFAVVASDGTVQLPPEVLETVPPGTLLVVEQSDNRLSLLFDQPQ; encoded by the coding sequence GTGACAGGTCTGGCGGTCAGGTGCCGCAGGGTCGTGCACATCTACCGGTCCAGCGGCGGTGACGTGGTCGCGCTGTCCGGCGTGGACCTCGACATCGCGGCGGGGGAGCGGCTGGCGCTGGTCGGGCCGTCCGGCTCGGGCAAGTCCACGCTGATCGCGCTGCTGTCGGGGCTGATGCGGCCCAGCGCCGGGCAGGTGCGCATCGGCGCGACCGACATCGGCCGCATCAGCGAGGCCGAACTCGCCCGCATGCGCGGCACCGACCTGGGCGTGGTGCTCCAGGGCGCCCGGCGCAACCTGCTGCCGTACGCCACCGTCGCCAACAACATCTGGCTGGCGCAGCGGCGGGCCGCGCAGGTGCGCCCGGCCGACCTGGAGCCGCCGGAGCGGATCCTGTCGCTGCTCGGCCTGGTCGGCATGGGCCACCGCCGGGTCCGCGACCTGGCCCCCGGCGCGGCGCAGCGGGCCGCGATCGCGGTCGGGGTGGCCGCCTCGCCCGGTCTGCTGCTGGTGGACGAGCCGACCAGCCGCCTGGACACCGCCGCCCGCGACGAGGTGCTCGACGCCCTCGACACGGTGAACCGGGAACGCGGCACCACGATCGTCGCGGTCACCCACGACCCCGAGGTGGGCGCGCGGCTGGGCCGGGCGGTGACCATCCGCGACGGCCGGGTCGGCGCCGAGGGCCGCGACGGCCGCGAGTTCGCCGTGGTCGCCAGCGACGGCACGGTCCAGCTGCCGCCGGAGGTGCTGGAGACGGTCCCGCCGGGCACCCTGCTCGTCGTCGAGCAGTCCGACAACCGCCTCAGCCTGCTGTTCGACCAGCCGCAGTGA